Proteins encoded within one genomic window of Anopheles gambiae chromosome 3, idAnoGambNW_F1_1, whole genome shotgun sequence:
- the LOC1278218 gene encoding TBC1 domain family member 23 — MEDGLWLIELESALQDDCTVDDIYAICHGKTLPEALRLDVWQVCLGVRNKPDQLAQFNEIYDLPFQALLRSDCEEFVSKLGNEDEDKVSVVCDLESILTFYCKNRNLVYEPNNGWVELMLPLLSLKLIRSDTYNLFEAIRDTYIPKGCSKNGTVFNVFRLLLLYHDPELCTILDTKRITPDCYAMGWFQTLFASTCTLPVVLSMWDLYFQQSDPFLVFFLSLIVLINQRDQILAMKASTKEELIGFLVNMPCNIEADDVLDFCSLAQYYSVKTPASFKRDLLQVLFGAQRGGSSKPEGSVVSQALCLPVSVNELIENASIQNPHPEAVRFFLVDCRPAEQYNSGHLSTAFHLDSNLMLQEPEAFQTAVQGLLRSQRNAIDANSNAGGEHLCFLGSGRLEEDQYTHMVVASFLQKNTKYVSLLTGGYEAIHEYFGEGMVDCLEDHDPLKCLLCNKEQLRYGGGKSIANNNNPKALNSGANSANSSATNSLKRGNQRSGHTANNNGTAGDRKSTIDLFSKLSLAMKTKSAEVKEKLIDYISNPNANEPGSSRTGNGGEKHVSRNDRNGKRYRNVPPVFSIGEDQEDEDELNSAASESSLVVRSAKTNSQQQSDPTEEIVSIQSFLKGPDVIRYFKCQEVHLNGYMYDSYLLVTAKHMIVLRELETRRDRARIIVRRQLQSIVKITAKKRHRDLITFKYGYPEEENLVITDMDRFLIPNASEVTDLISRHIIKQT; from the exons ATGGAGGACGGACTGTG GTTGATCGAGCTCGAGTCAGCGCTACAGGATGATTGTACGGTGGACGACATTTACGCAATATGTCACGGAAAGACACTCCCCGAAGCGCTGCGCTTAGACGTGTGGCAGGTGTGCCTGGGGGTACGCAACAAACCGGACCAGCTGGCACAGTTCAACGAAATCTACGACCTTCCCTTCCAGGCACTGTTACGATCCGACTGTGAGGAGTTTGTCAGCAAGCTCGGTAATGAGGACGAGGATAAGGTGTCAGTGGTTTGTGATCTCGAATCGATCCTCACGTTTTACTGCAAAAACCGCAACCTTGTGTACGAGCCAAACAACGGATGGGTGGAGCTGATGCTGCCGTTGCTTTCTTTGAAGCTGATACGTTCAGATACGTACAACCTGTTCGAAGCGATTCGTGATACGTACATTCCAAAGGGCTGCAGTAAGAATGGAACCGTATTCAACGTGttccgcctgctgctgctatatCACGATCCGGAGCTATGTACCATCCTGGACACGAAGCGCATCACGCCCGATTGCTATGCGATGGGATGGTTCCAAACGCTGTTTGCTTCCACCTGTACACTGCCGGTCGTGCTATCCATGTGGGACCTGTACTTCCAGCAGTCCGATCCATTCCTCGTGTTCTTCCTCAGCTTGATTGTGTTGATTAACCAGCGCGATCAAATCCTTGCGATGAAAGCTTCTACCAAAGAAGAGCTCATCGGTTTTCTAGTCAATATGCCGTGCAACATCGAGGCGGACGATGTGCTCGACTTCTGTTCGCTTGCGCAGTATTACTCCGTGAAAACGCCGGCCTCCTTCAAGCGGGACCTGCTGCAGGTGCTATTCGGTGCTCAGCGAGGCGGGAGCAGTAAGCCGGAAGGATCGGTCGTGTCGCAAGCCCTCTGCTTGCCGGTGTCGGTAAACGAACTCATAGAGAACGCGTCGATACAGAACCCACACCCGGAGGCGGTCCGGTTCTTCCTGGTTGACTGTCGGCCAGCGGAACAGTACAACTCGGGCCACCTGTCGACCGCCTTCCATCTAGACAGTAATCTAATGCTACAGGAACCGGAAGCGTTTCAGACGGCGGTGCAGGGATTGTTACGCTCGCAGCGAAACGCTATCGATGCCAACTCCAATGCGGGCGGCGAACATCTGTGCTTTCTGGGATCGGGACGGCTGGAAGAGGACCAGTACACGCACATGGTGGTGGCGTCGTTTTTgcagaaaaataccaaatacgTCTCGCTGCTGACAGGTGGATACGAAGCGATACACGAGTACTTCGGTGAGGGCATGGTCGATTGTCTGGAGGATCACGATCCGCTTAAGTGCTTGCTGTGCAATAAGGAGCAGCTACGGTATGGGGGAGGAAAGTCGATcgcaaacaataacaacccGAAAGCCCTCAACAGCGGTGCCAACAGTGCTAATAGCAGTGCAACGAACAGTCTCAAGCGAGGCAATCAACGAAGTGGCCATACGGCCAACAACAATGGCACTGCGGGTGACCGGAAATCGACCATCGATTTGTTCAGCAAACTGTCGCTTGCGATGAAAACCAAGTCGGCCGAGGTGAAGGAAAAGCTTATTGACTACATTTCCAACCCGAATGCGAACGAGCCTGGTTCTAGCCGGACAGGTAATGGTGGTGAGAAGCATGTGTCTCGGAATGATCGTAATGGGAAGCGATACCGAAACGTTCCACCTGTGTTCAGCATCGGGGAGGATCAAGAGGATGAGGATGAGCTGAATTCCGCAGCCAGTGAGTCATCGTTGGTGGTGCGGAGCGCTAAAACGAACTCTCAGCAACAATCAGATCCGACGGAAGAGATCGTTTCGATACAGAGCTTCTTGAAGGGGCCGGATGTGATACGGTACTTCAAGTGCCAGGAGGTACACCTGAATGGATACATGTACGACAGCTACCTGCTGGTAACGGCCAAGCATATGATAGTGCTGCGTGAGCTGGAAACTCGACGGGATCGAGCCCGAATCATCGTACGTCGGCAACTCCAGAGCATTGTAAAAATTACGGCCAAAAAGCGACATCGAGACCTGATCACGTTCAAGTACGGCTACCCGGAGGAGGAAAACCTGGTCATTACGGATATGGATCGGTTTCTGATACCGAACGCGAGCGAAGTGACTGATCTGATCTCGCGGCATATTATCAAGCAGACGTGA
- the LOC5668277 gene encoding uncharacterized protein LOC5668277, whose protein sequence is MKLLVCVYVLALAGGSYAGRPGAQEVIDKFRAIVPSYLSAVSEDQQQLLTLERQGTDAIAQFHTDMMLAKETFVMSVTRQEDALIELMNAQNRSVADGQCMQFVSTALNQTVNVIGVAYTTCINAADEALSANISSYYGTIGELEQSVVDVRLLDVFRGDNVFYTPDRIVAKLRQKESELKANNSSTAIGEMREEVAAFQADLSKIRGTYISCMTVAEVSFRSYIELARSQLVMICGALF, encoded by the coding sequence ATGAAATTActcgtttgtgtgtatgtactgGCACTTGCCGGGGGGAGCTATGCTGGCCGTCCCGGTGCCCAGGAAGTAATCGATAAGTTCCGGGCCATCGTCCCCAGCTACCTGTCAGCGGTGAGCGAagatcagcagcagctgctcacACTAGAGCGTCAAGGAACGGACGCTATCGCCCAGTTTCACACCGACATGATGCTGGCAAAGGAAACATTCGTAATGTCCGTCACACGCCAGGAAGATGCGCTGATCGAGCTGATGAACGCACAGAACCGCTCGGTTGCGGATGGCCAGTGCATGCAGTTCGTCTCGACGGCACTCAACCAAACGGTCAACGTGATCGGTGTGGCATACACGACGTGTATTAATGCGGCCGACGAAGCGTTGAGCGCTAACATTTCCTCCTACTACGGTACGATCGGTGAGCTGGAGCAATCAGTCGTCGATGTACGTTTGCTGGACGTGTTTCGGGGTGATAACGTGTTCTACACGCCTGACAGAATAGTGGCAAAGCTGCGCCAGAAGGAAAGCGAGCTTAAGGCAAACAACAGTTCAACTGCGATTGGTGAAATGCGCGAGGAGGTAGCAGCATTCCAAGCCGACCTGTCCAAGATCCGCGGGACTTACATTAGCTGCATGACGGTGGCCGAAGTATCCTTTCGCTCGTACATTgagctcgctcgctcgcagcTGGTAATGATTTGTGGTGCATTGTTTTAA
- the LOC1278220 gene encoding uncharacterized protein LOC1278220, with protein MKGLLLLAALLSVAISATVADRAETLNLFNQLKRVKKGRMLGADEDFVSLVQSQLLLAEEEYVRSSINGESSILQQLSTAEAQASGPNCVDFIRQKTALMLNLAGVSYASCLSRVDDALFEKLYDATNGVVSREQYDQANMLNAFRGENIFVDMDRIRGKLQERMRATFKLPTLTAESLQEIRSELGEVKEQFAECMKVARATLDTSLEGTSKQYKHVCAKKLE; from the exons ATGAAGGGACTGCTTCTGCTAGCAGCCTTGTTGTCGGTAGCCATATCG GCCACCGTTGCTGATCGGGCAGAGACGCTCAATCTCTTCAACCAGTTAAAGCGCGTGAAGAAGGGTCGCATGCTTGGTGCTGATGAGGACTTTGTATCGCTCGTCCAGTCACAGCTATTGCTGGCCGAAGAAGAGTACGTCCGCTCGTCCATAAATGGGGAGTCGTCGATTCTGCAGCAGCTGTCCACCGCGGAAGCACAGGCAAGTGGCCCGAACTGTGTAGACTTTATCCGCCAGAAGACGGCACTGATGCTGAATCTAGCTGGTGTATCGTATGCGTCCTGCCTGAGCCGTGTCGATGATGCGTTGTTTGAAAAGCTGTACGATGCAACGAATGGTGTGGTATCGCGCGAACAGTACGATCAGGCCAACATGCTTAACGCTTTCCGGGGTGAGAACATCTTTGTGGACATGGACCGTATTCGGGGCAAGCTGCAGGAGCGAATGCGTGCCACGTTCAAGCTGCCGACGTTGACTGCGGAATCGTTGCAGGAAATTCGCAGTGAGCTGGGTGAGGTGAAAGAACAGTTTGCAGAGTGCATGAAGGTGGCACGGGCCACACTGGATACTTCGCTCGAAGGCACTTCGAAGCAGTACAAGCATGTGTGTGCGAAAAAGCTGGAGTAA
- the LOC133392692 gene encoding uncharacterized protein LOC133392692: MKSIIVLLAIAGIAAAGRPDTEKVIQTFKEIAPLYKPSIQKAQIFINAIKANATNQLAELHLTIIGKKEQYVQQVIGREEYILQQIGAQRKADQVCMGFVRTSSEMTVNLAGVSFTNCINAADDAIKTKLEEYYSYLGDYEQQLSLLRLLDVFRGENVFHSPQPILARLNEKMEALRNSSSLITDVEVQFMIDQVTQDMVGIQDAYGICMENAYALLGQGLNMCELQLTMICGAALTCEIGKGMGNLCTSQ; the protein is encoded by the coding sequence ATGAAGAGCATCATCGTGCTACTGGCCATTGCTGGTATCGCTGCCGCCGGTCGCCCGGACACGGAAAAGGTCATCCAGACGTTTAAGGAGATCGCTCCATTGTACAAACCTTCTATACAGAAAGCGCAAATCTTCATCAATGCGATCAAAGCCAACGCGACCAACCAGCTGGCTGAGCTTCATCTAACCATTATCGGCAAAAAGGAGCAATACGTACAGCAGGTAATTGGGCGCGAGGAATACATCCTGCAGCAAATTGGAGCGCAACGTAAAGCAGACCAGGTGTGTATGGGCTTCGTCCGTACGAGTAGTGAGATGACCGTCAACCTAGCCGGTGTGTCATTTACCAACTGCATCAATGCTGCGGATGATGCGATCAAAACCAAGCTGGAAGAGTACTACTCATATCTGGGCGATTACGAACAGCAATTGTCGCTGCTACGCCTCCTAGACGTGTTCCGGGGCGAGAATGTGTTCCACAGCCCACAGCCAATCCTTGCGCGTTTGAACGAGAAAATGGAAGCACTGCGTAATAGTAGCAGCCTGATCACGGACGTCGAGGTGCAGTTCATGATCGACCAGGTGACCCAGGATATGGTGGGAATCCAGGATGCTTACGGCATATGTATGGAAAATGCATACGCTTTGCTGGGTCAGGGATTAAACATGTGTGAGTTGCAGCTGACGATGATATGTGGCGCAGCACTGACATGCGAAATTGGCAAAGGAATGGGTAATTTGTGCACAAGTCAGTAA
- the LOC1278221 gene encoding uncharacterized protein LOC1278221 — MKAFTFTVALFMGVLSVSLAQRETSLRVIDALRDLHPAYKQLRDVVVQAVAGAKLNSSEVIFKFNIDIASRKESFMQTAIKTEANVLRQVNGQSINIDTSCLGFLRQSIDVNMNLAGVSFTNCLNNVDASLASEITRVYAELQVNETSFVNLSVYDVFRGQNVFVNPQTIVDRLVEKLSSLQQAPTELTEELTLLVEAFEGRLGEVRAAYTSCLTMNDQLLQTTLGTVLTQLQQICLGSLLPAASTSEPTEETEQTEQTDQTEQTEATEETESTEPASEPAPEIPTETEVPPTEVAEPEPPTPGVVYRNAL, encoded by the exons ATGAAAGCCTTCACCTTTACGGTTGCCTTATTCATGGGCGTTCTCAGT GTTTCGTTAGCACAACGTGAAACATCTCTTAGAGTCATCGATGCGCTACGCGACCTCCATCCTGCTTACAAGCAGCTGCGCGATGTCGTCGTCCAGGCAGTGGCCGGAGCGAAACTGAACAGCTCAGAAGTGATCTTCAAGTTCAACATAGACATTGCATCGCGCAAAGAATCGTTCATGCAAACCGCCATCAAGACAGAAGCGAACGTATTACGGCAGGTGAACGGACAGAGCATCAACATCGATACCAGTTGTCTCGGGTTTTTGCGCCAAAGCATCGACGTGAACATGAATCTTGCGGGTGTGTCCTTCACCAACTGCCTGAACAACGTTGATGCTTCGCTTGCATCAGAAATCACGCGCGTGTACGCTGAGCTACAAGTGAACGAAACATCATTCGTGAATCTGAGCGTGTACGATGTGTTCCGTGGGCAGAACGTGTTCGTAAACCCGCAAACCATTGTCGATCGGTTGGTGGAGAAGCTGTCCTCGCTGCAGCAGGCTCCGACCGAATTGACCGAGGAGCTGACCCTTCTGGTTGAAGCGTTCGAGGGTCGGCTGGGTGAGGTTCGGGCGGCTTACACCAGTTGCCTGACGATGAACGACCAGCTGCTACAGACCACACTTGGCACGGTGCTTACGCAACTGCAACAAATCTGTCTCGGATCGTTACTGCCGGCTGCTTCTACCTCGGAACCAACGGAGGAAACTGAGCAAACGGAACAAACAGACCAAACCGAGCAAACGGAAGCAACAGAAGAGACAGAATCTACCGAACCGGCATCGGAACCAGCGCCCGAGATTCCAACCGAAACGGAAGTGCCTCCCACTGAAGTGGCTGAACCGGAACCACCTACTCCAGGTGTAGTTTATAGAAATGCATTGTAA